Genomic DNA from Pirellulales bacterium:
AGCCACGGCCTTGCATCTCTTGCTTCATGCCAGCATGAGCGACAACCAGCCGGCCGTTGTCAAACACGTAATGACTAACTAGGCCATCGAGAAAATCGGAAATACCATCGCAAAGCTTGCGGCGTTCGTCGTCGGTGACTTCAAGGGCGTCGATCTCGGCCAGCGTCTCGGCCAGCCCATGAGTGATTTGCACCTGTCGACCTCGCAACTTTCGCAGCAACTTGATGTCGTGATTGCCCGGCACGCAGAACGCGGCGCCGGTCGAGACCATATTGCGCACGAGGTTCAACGTGTCGAGTATGCGGGGCCCACGATCCACCAAATCGCCGACAAACACCGCCTTGCGGCCCGCCGGATGCGCATAGGCAGGCGTCGCGTTCTGGCCGGCGCATTCGCTTTGAACCGTCTGATAGCCGAGTTGGCGTAGCAACGACTCAAGTTCGTCGCAACAACCGTGGACATCGCCAATAATGTCGAACGGTCCATGTTCATCACGACGGTCGTTCCAGAGCGGAACTCGCTCGATGTTTGCGGCGTCGATCTCTTCGGGAGTTTCGAGCACGAACACATGGCGGAAGCCCTCGCGGCTTAGTTGGCGAAGTCCGCGACGAAGTTGCGAGCGCTGCTGCGCAACGACGTGCGGGCCGAAGTTGCGATCGGCCCGCTCGCGGTTGCGGTCCTGACAGATACGCTCCGAAGGGTTGAGAACAATGGCTACTGGCAGGCAGTGGTATTGTCGCGCCAACTCCACAAGCGGCTTGCGCGCATCGGGTTGCACATTGGTTGCGTCGACCACCGTCAGCTTGCCCAGAGCCAGTCTCTTGGCGGCAATAAAATGCAAGACGGCGAACGCGTCAGCCGTCGCGGCCTGATCGTTCTCGTCGTCGCTAACCAAGCCACGGCAACGGTCCGACGACAACACCTCGGTTGGCAAGAAGTGTTTGTGCGCGAAGGTGCTCTTGCCCGACCCGCTTGGGCCGATCAACACGACCAACGACAATTTTGGAATCTTGATCTGCATGTGCCACGCACCCGCACTGCCGCGCTAGCGACTTGGTCAGTCACGATGAAAGACGCCCATTTGCGTCGGAGAACCGACTGTGGGGGCTTCCATTCCAATCGGCAAGAAACGGACTGAATAGCCGAAGCGTTCAGCCATGGCGCGCGACCAAGCTTGGAATTGCTCGCGCGTCCATTCGAAGCGGTGATCGGCATGGCGAAACGTGCCCGCCGGAAGCGATTCCCACATCACGTTGTATTCCTGGTTCGGCGTGGTCAAAACGATGGTCTTGGGACGGGCAAACTCGAACAATACCCGCTCGAACGCCTTCAGTCGGGGCGGATCGAGGTGCTCAACGACTTCGACGACCGCGGCCGCGTCAAAGCCTGATAGTCGTTTGTCGCGATACATCAACGACCCGTGGAGCAAGGTGATGCGATCCTTTTGCATGGAAGGCAGTCGATCGTAACCCAGTCGTTGCGCCGCACGTTGCAAGGATTGAACTGAGACATCCAGCCCGATGATTCGAGTGAAGGCGCGCACCGGCAACAATTCTCGGAGCAACTTTCCTTCGCCGCAGCCAAGGTCCAAGACGCTGGCGGCTCCCGCCGCGCGCAATGCGGCCAGCACAGCGCCCAGCCGCTGCTCGTTCAAGCTGAGCGGCTTCTCTAGCAGCGCTTCGCTCGCATCGGCCGGCCGCTCGCTGGGATTCTCCTCGGCAGCGTCGTTCATTTCATCAAGGCGCGCGAGCGCGGCGCGGAACAGGCTCGGTCGAAACTTCAAATAGCGTCGAGCAATCTCCTCCTTGGCAGAATGATCGGCCAACCAGCCATCGCCTTTCTTGAGGAGTTTTTCCAATTCGTCGTCACCTACGAAGTAATGCTTGTGGTTGTCGAACACCGGAATGAGCACATACAGGTGGACCAACAGATCGCGGAGCGTGGTCACCTTACTTATTGAGACCGAGAAGTACGGGGAATCGCCCCATTCGGGAAATCGCTCATCCAGTTCTGCCCTTCGGACCTCGACTTCGTAGCCCAGTGGTTCAAACAGTCGACCCAACATCTGCTCGCCGCCGCGGACGGGGAGCACATCGATCCGGGCCGAAAGCGGCATGGGCGTGTTGGCTAATTCTGGCCGCGCATCGCAGCGGCCTGACAGCGCCGAGCCAAACACCTGCGCGATCGCCACACTCATGAAGGACGAGGCCGCATAAGGTCGGTCGTTCACATACTGCGCCAGCATGAAGTGTGTTATGTTCTTGCCCCGCACGATGCCAACTGGATCGACATCGAGCAGCAAACAGGCGGTGCAAGAATCGGGATTTGCTTCGGGATAGAAAACGTGCGCCTGCCCA
This window encodes:
- a CDS encoding 3' terminal RNA ribose 2'-O-methyltransferase Hen1, which codes for MLLTINTTRPSADDLGYLLHKHPARFQSFDLSFGQAHVFYPEANPDSCTACLLLDVDPVGIVRGKNITHFMLAQYVNDRPYAASSFMSVAIAQVFGSALSGRCDARPELANTPMPLSARIDVLPVRGGEQMLGRLFEPLGYEVEVRRAELDERFPEWGDSPYFSVSISKVTTLRDLLVHLYVLIPVFDNHKHYFVGDDELEKLLKKGDGWLADHSAKEEIARRYLKFRPSLFRAALARLDEMNDAAEENPSERPADASEALLEKPLSLNEQRLGAVLAALRAAGAASVLDLGCGEGKLLRELLPVRAFTRIIGLDVSVQSLQRAAQRLGYDRLPSMQKDRITLLHGSLMYRDKRLSGFDAAAVVEVVEHLDPPRLKAFERVLFEFARPKTIVLTTPNQEYNVMWESLPAGTFRHADHRFEWTREQFQAWSRAMAERFGYSVRFLPIGMEAPTVGSPTQMGVFHRD